GCCCGGTCATGGTCGTCGAAGGCACGTTCGCTGAAGCAGTCCTCCTCGAGACGCTCGTGCTCTCCGTCCTCAACTACGACTCCGCCGTCGCGTCGGCAGCGTCTCGCATGACGAGCGCAGCGGCCGGCCGCCCCTGCCTCGAGATGGGATCGCGTCGCGCGCACGAGCGGGCCGCCGTCGCGGCGGCCCGCGCGGCGTTCGTCGCCGGGTTCGCTGGCACGTCCAACCTCGAGGCTGGACGACGTTACGGCCTCGCGACGATCGGGACCGCCGCGCACGCTTTCACCCTCTTGCACGACGACGAGACGAACGCATTCCGTTCCCAGGTCGCGTCCGCAGGCTCGTCGACGACCCTTCTCGTCGACACCTACGACGTCACCCGAGGGGTCGAGCGCGCGATCCAGGTGGCTGGGACCGGCCTCGGCGCAGTCCGGCTCGACTCCGGCGACCTCGGTGTCCAGGCTGTCGAGGTCCGCCGACAGCTCGACCAGCTCGGGGCGACCGGCACCCGGATCACCGTGACGTCTGATCTCGACGAGTACGCGATCGCTTCCCTCGCCGCGTCGCCGGTCGACTCGTACGGGGTCGGCACCAAGCTCGTCACGGGGTCGGGTGCCCCGACGTGCGGGATGGTCTACAAGCTTGTCGCCCGCGAGGGTGCCTCCGGCGAGCTCGAGCCGGTGGCGAAGACCTCAGCCTCGAAGACGAGCGTGGGCGGGCGCAAGTCGGCTGCACGCCAGATCGGCGACGACGGCAGGGCCGTCGCCGAGGTGATCGTCGACGGTCCCGCCGACCAGGTCGCAGCCTGGGTCTCCGACTCCGCCGACCTGCGTCCGCTGCACCAGCCGCTCGTCACCGACGGCGTCGTCGACTCTCGCTGGGTCGGAGCACCCGGGGTGCGCGCCGCCGCCGACCGCCACCAGAGGTCGCGCGACGAGCTCCCTCGCGGAGCCCGTCGCCTCTCGACCGGAGACGTCGCGATCCCCACGACGACGCTCACGCTCGACTGAGCAGTGGCGGTCCGGCGCTCAGCCGCGCCGGACCGTCACTTCTTCCCGACGAACCAACCGCGCACGACCTCGACCCGTGCGGTGAGCTGGTCGACGCTCGCCAGCGGCACCTCGGGGCCGCCGCTGCGCCTGCGCAGCTCGTTGTGCACGGACCCGTGCGGCTGACCGGTGCGCCGCGCCCACGCGGAGACGAGCTGGGACAGCTCTTTCCGCAGGTCCGCCGCACGCCGGTGCTCGAGCTCGCTGCGCTCTGCGGCCTTCTGGACGGACCGGCTCTTGCCGCTCAGCTGGCTCGCCTGGTGCTGCTTGAGCAACGTCGTGACCTGGTCCACGTCGAGAAGACCTGGCAGGCCGAGGAAGTCGAGCTCCTCGTCCGACCCGATGTCTGCGCCCGTCCCGAACTCGCCCCCGTCGAAGAGCACGCGGTCGAACGAGGCCTGCGCCTCGAGCATCTCAAAGGACCCCTGCTCCCCCAGGCCGTCAGACGCCTTCGAGTCCCGGTTCGCGGCCGCCATCAGGGCGTCCTCGGGGTTGTACATGTCCCCTGACTCTGCTGCGCTCAGCGGCTTGTCGAGCGCATGGTCCCGCTCGAGCTCGAGGCTGTTCGCCAGCCCGACGAGGTTCGCGACGCTCGGCAAGAAGACCGAGGCCGTCTCTCCTCGGCGGCGGGCTCGGACGAACCGGCCGACCGCCTGGGCGAAGTAGAGGGGCGTCGCGGTCGACGTCGCATAGACACCGACCGCCAGGCGTGGGACGTCGACGCCCTCGGACACCATCCGGACAGCGACCATCCAGCGCTGGTCGCCGTCGGCGAAGTCGTCGATGCGCTTGCTCGCGCCCTCGTCGTCGGAGAGCACCACCGTCGGGGACTGTCCGGTGATCCGGGCCAGGTGACCCGCGTAGGCGCGCGCGTCGGTCTGGTCTGTCGCGATGACGAGCCCGCCTGCGTCAGGGACGGTCCGTCGGACCTCGGCGAGGCGCTTGTCGGCTGCCGCGAGCACCGACGGGATCCACTCGCCGTTCGCGTCCAGCGCGGTGCGCCACGCCTGGCTCGACATGTCCTTGGTCATGGACTCGCCGAGACGAGCGCTCACCTCGTCGCCGGCACGCGTGCGCCAGCGCATCTGCCCCGAGTAGGTGAGGAAGATCACGGGACGGACCACGCCGTCGCGCAACGCGTCGCCGTACCCGTACGTGTAGTCCGCTGCCGACCGGCGGATGCCGTCCGGACCACGCTCGTACGTGACGAACGGGATCGCGGCCGTGTCCGACCGGAAAGGGGTCCCGGTCAGCGCGAGCCGACGCGTCGCCCCCTCGAAGGCCTCGCGGACCGCGTCGCCCCAGGACAGCGCGTCGCCGCCGTGGTGCACCTCGTCGAGGATGACGAGGGTCGGTCCGGCAGTCGTCCGAGCGGCGTGGAGCGCCGGGTTCGCCGCGATCTGGGCGTACGTGAGCGCCACGCCGTCATAGTGCGCGGCGTGCTTGCCCTGGCTGTTCTTGAAGTTCGGGTCGATGCGGACGCCGACGCGAGCTGCCGCGTCAGCCCACTGGTGCTTGAGGTGCTCGGTCGGGGCGACGACGGTGATCCGGCGGACCACGCCGCGCTCGAGGAGATCGGTCGCGATCCGCAGAGCGAACGTCGTCTTGCCTGCGCCTGGCGTCGCCACGGCGAGAAAGTCCTTCGGGCTCTGCTCGCGATACTGGTCGAGCGCTGCCGCCTGCCAGGCGCGCAGCTTCGACGCGGTGCCCCACGGAGCACGGACCGGGAAGGTCGGTGAGAGGTGCGACGCCGCCGCCGAGGACGCCGCCTGCGGGACGGGCGCCGCCGGTGGTCTCAACGGGCTGCCGGCTGGTGTACCGGTGTGCTGGTCCTGCTCGGAGGTCACGTGCCGCTGTCGCCTGAGCCCGAGCCGGGCTCGTCGTCCTGCGGCTTGCGAAGACCGTCGTAGATCTCCTGGCAGATCGGGCAGACCGGGAACTTCTTCGGGTCGCGACCCGGCACCCAGACCTTCCCGCACAGGGCGATGACCGGCTTGCCGCTCAGTGCCGAGTCCATGATCTTGTTCTTGCGGACGTAGTGCGCGAAGCGCTCGTGGTCGCCCGGCTCGACCTCTTCACGCGTCTCGCTGCGTTCGAGGACGCTGGTCGACGTGCCGGTGCCGGAGTCTCCCGGGTTGTCGAACGGATCGAGGGGTCCGGTGCTCATCGACGGGGATTCGTTCATAGGTGCGAGTCTACGTGCGGCCTCAAGAGACCCCCAACTGCCGCGCGAGGACTGCTGCCACCGCGCCTGCCAGGACGTCGTCCTGCGGACGGACAGCCATCCGGACCCGGAAGTCGTTCCCGATCGCCGCCATCGTGCGGTCTTGGACGGTCTGCTGAGCGGTCTCTCGCACGATCCCGTCGAGGAGGTCGACCGGTCCGCTGAGCACCACCTCAGCCAGGTTGAGCGTGGCGACGACCGGGGCCAGAGCGGTGCCCAGGAGCGTTCCGACCTCCGCTCGCACCTGCGTGCCCGCCCCCTCGTCGAGCCCCACGAGGCGTGCGCGGAGCGCACTGGCCGACAGCACCGTCTCGAGACAGCCTGTCCGCCCGCAGTGGCACTCGAGACCTCCTTCCTCGACCACACGGACGTGACCGATCTCACCGGCTGCGTCCCCGTGGCCGCGGACCTGGACACCGTCGAGGACGACGCCCGCGCCGACCCCCTCGCGGACCATGAGCACCATGAGACCTGCGCCGTCAGCACCGCCGTAGGTGAACTCGCTGAGGACGGTCGCGTTCGCGTCGTTGACCACGTGGACAGGCAGCCCGAGCGCCTCGGTGAGACGCTCGCCGAGCGCGACACCGAACCACCCACGGCTCGGTGCCTGCGTGACGTCACCGGTAGCGGTGATGACTCCTGGCGCCGCGATCCCCACACCGATGACCGGCCGTGTCGCTGCCGCGACGAGCAGCCGTGCGAAGCGGGTGACGAACCCGACGAGCTCGTCGCCGGTCCGACCGTCGATCGGCAACGACCGCCGGACGACGAACTCGCCCGTGAGGTCGACGACGCCCCCGATGAGGTCCGGGCCCGTCCCCACATCGATCGTGACGACCTGGAAGGCTGTGAACCGCAGCCCCAAGAGGATCGCCGGCTTCCCGACGCGTCCCTCCATCCGGGTCCCCAGCTCCTCGACCAGACCCGCGGCCAGGAGGACCGTCACGAGGTCGGAGATCGTCACCCGGGTCAGGCCGGTCGCGCGCGCGAGGTCTGCACGGGACGTGTGCCCCTCGTGGAACAGGTGCTTGAGCACCAGAGCACGGTTGTGCGCGCGGGCATGCTCCGGAAGCACCTTGTCGCTCGGTCGCAGAGCAGCGGTGGCTGCCCGCCACCCCCCGTCGACCCCCTCGTCCCCCATAGTTCCCAGTGGACCGGCCACCGGGAGCCGTGTCAAGGCGCCTCGCACGCCACCCCACGTCACATCTCGCTCACGGTACGGTCACGAACCGGTCATCCGGCCCTGTCGTGCGGACGCTCCTGCCTAGGCTCGGACGATGACCCGTCCGCTGGCCGCTTCTCGTCGCCCTTCCACCGTGCCCCGCCTCCTCGTCGTCTTCACCTCCGGGCTCGTCGCCGCAGGCCTCCTCGCGGGCTGTTCGAGCAGCGGCACGCAGGACAGCGCGTCCGTGGCGCAGGAGGTCGACCAGCAGGCCGTCGGCGGCGTGGACGGCCTGGCTGCCGATGCTGCAGCCAGCGCCAGCGACGCCCGCAGCGTCGTCGAGACCACCCAGCAGATGGTGACCACGGGCACCGTGGAGGTCGTCGTCGACGACCCGGTCGCCGCAGCCGAGGAGATCAGCGCGCTCGTCGAGCAGGCCGGAGGACGGACCGAGCAGCGCAACCAGCAGGTACGCACCGAGACGTCCGAGCCGCGCGCCGACCTCACCGTGCGCGTCCCCGCCGACAAGGTCACCCCGACGATCACCGCGCTGGGCGACGTCGGGACCGTCGAGGCGACCCGCATCAGCTCGACCGACGTCGGCGGGCAGGCCCGCGACCTCGACGCGCGGATCAAGGCGCTCCAGACCTCCACGACCCGGCTCGAGACCCTCATGAGCACCGCTGAGACGACCGCAGACCTGCTCGACGCAGAATCCACCCTCACCGCACGCCAGGGCGACCTCGAGAGCCTCCAGGCACAGCTCAACGCGCTCGCCGACCAGGTCGACCTCTCGACCCTCGTCATCACGCTGACGACCGAGCCGACCACGCCCGACACCGAGACCCCGACGTTCTGGGAGGCGCTCGCCACCGGGTGGGGCGCGCTCGTGGCCACCGCGACGACGGTCGTCGTCATCGTCGGTGTCCTGCTCCCGTGGCTGGCGACGCTGGCGGTGATCGCGCTCCTCGTCCGCTGGCTGGTCCGTCGGCTGCGCACACGCCGCACGATGGTGCCCTCGCCGCAGCCACGAGACCCTGCCCGACCGCCGAGCGACATGCACGCGTAGCCTGAGCACCCAGGCAGGTCACACCCGCGAACAGGAGCCCACCGTGCACGACGCAGGAACGCACGCGCGCGTGGACAGCTGGGTCTGGGCGGTCCGCCTCTTCCGCACCCGCACGCTCGCGTCCGCCGCGTGCCGCGCCGGCCACGTGAAGGTCAACGGAGAGAAGGCAAAGGCCGCGACCTCGGTGCGGGTCGGGGACGAGGTCCGCGTCCGCGGCGA
This sequence is a window from Sanguibacter antarcticus. Protein-coding genes within it:
- a CDS encoding ROK family transcriptional regulator translates to MGDEGVDGGWRAATAALRPSDKVLPEHARAHNRALVLKHLFHEGHTSRADLARATGLTRVTISDLVTVLLAAGLVEELGTRMEGRVGKPAILLGLRFTAFQVVTIDVGTGPDLIGGVVDLTGEFVVRRSLPIDGRTGDELVGFVTRFARLLVAAATRPVIGVGIAAPGVITATGDVTQAPSRGWFGVALGERLTEALGLPVHVVNDANATVLSEFTYGGADGAGLMVLMVREGVGAGVVLDGVQVRGHGDAAGEIGHVRVVEEGGLECHCGRTGCLETVLSASALRARLVGLDEGAGTQVRAEVGTLLGTALAPVVATLNLAEVVLSGPVDLLDGIVRETAQQTVQDRTMAAIGNDFRVRMAVRPQDDVLAGAVAAVLARQLGVS
- a CDS encoding DUF3039 domain-containing protein; its protein translation is MNESPSMSTGPLDPFDNPGDSGTGTSTSVLERSETREEVEPGDHERFAHYVRKNKIMDSALSGKPVIALCGKVWVPGRDPKKFPVCPICQEIYDGLRKPQDDEPGSGSGDSGT
- a CDS encoding DUF4349 domain-containing protein, with amino-acid sequence MTRPLAASRRPSTVPRLLVVFTSGLVAAGLLAGCSSSGTQDSASVAQEVDQQAVGGVDGLAADAAASASDARSVVETTQQMVTTGTVEVVVDDPVAAAEEISALVEQAGGRTEQRNQQVRTETSEPRADLTVRVPADKVTPTITALGDVGTVEATRISSTDVGGQARDLDARIKALQTSTTRLETLMSTAETTADLLDAESTLTARQGDLESLQAQLNALADQVDLSTLVITLTTEPTTPDTETPTFWEALATGWGALVATATTVVVIVGVLLPWLATLAVIALLVRWLVRRLRTRRTMVPSPQPRDPARPPSDMHA
- a CDS encoding nicotinate phosphoribosyltransferase — protein: MGTALLTDRYELTMLQAALADGTADRHCVFEVFTRRLPSWRRYGVLAGTGRVLELLPTFRFEADDLEWLAQARVVDDRTLDYLAGYRFTGEIRGYAEGEAFFPSSPVMVVEGTFAEAVLLETLVLSVLNYDSAVASAASRMTSAAAGRPCLEMGSRRAHERAAVAAARAAFVAGFAGTSNLEAGRRYGLATIGTAAHAFTLLHDDETNAFRSQVASAGSSTTLLVDTYDVTRGVERAIQVAGTGLGAVRLDSGDLGVQAVEVRRQLDQLGATGTRITVTSDLDEYAIASLAASPVDSYGVGTKLVTGSGAPTCGMVYKLVAREGASGELEPVAKTSASKTSVGGRKSAARQIGDDGRAVAEVIVDGPADQVAAWVSDSADLRPLHQPLVTDGVVDSRWVGAPGVRAAADRHQRSRDELPRGARRLSTGDVAIPTTTLTLD
- a CDS encoding DEAD/DEAH box helicase, which codes for MRPPAAPVPQAASSAAASHLSPTFPVRAPWGTASKLRAWQAAALDQYREQSPKDFLAVATPGAGKTTFALRIATDLLERGVVRRITVVAPTEHLKHQWADAAARVGVRIDPNFKNSQGKHAAHYDGVALTYAQIAANPALHAARTTAGPTLVILDEVHHGGDALSWGDAVREAFEGATRRLALTGTPFRSDTAAIPFVTYERGPDGIRRSAADYTYGYGDALRDGVVRPVIFLTYSGQMRWRTRAGDEVSARLGESMTKDMSSQAWRTALDANGEWIPSVLAAADKRLAEVRRTVPDAGGLVIATDQTDARAYAGHLARITGQSPTVVLSDDEGASKRIDDFADGDQRWMVAVRMVSEGVDVPRLAVGVYATSTATPLYFAQAVGRFVRARRRGETASVFLPSVANLVGLANSLELERDHALDKPLSAAESGDMYNPEDALMAAANRDSKASDGLGEQGSFEMLEAQASFDRVLFDGGEFGTGADIGSDEELDFLGLPGLLDVDQVTTLLKQHQASQLSGKSRSVQKAAERSELEHRRAADLRKELSQLVSAWARRTGQPHGSVHNELRRRSGGPEVPLASVDQLTARVEVVRGWFVGKK